GACGCAGCCAGATCGGGCCTAGCGGGTCGGCCAGGATCGCGTCGAGTGTCGTCAGCCACGCCAACTGCAGGACGGGTCGGTGCATGGTGAGCAGCGCTTCGGCCAAATTGTTCCGCCGTTCATCGTTGTTGAGTACAAACAACACACGAAACGGGGACGATTTATACTCTGCCCGTGGACGGCCCAGCCGTGCGGCCATACCGCCGGAACGGAAGTGATCCATATACCCTAGCACTTTCATCCGCAGCGTGTCGAGGGTTTCGGTGCTGCGATCGACTTCGAGGTATGCAAGATGCGTGGAAACTTCATCGGCGAGCGACTGCTCGATGCGAACGAAGCCGTCGGGGCGAATGACGGTTTCGTGCCCAAATGCATCGCCGGTGTCGGTGTTGGCTTTGAATGAAAATAGGCGCGGCCAGGTGAGGAACTCCACGAGTGTCAATCCGGGTTGGTTGCGCATCGCCGCCGTCATGATGGCTTTGATATGGTTGACGGACAGTTCGTGGGCGAGTGTTAGCGGGGAAACGCGAACTCGTTTTTCCATCGTGTCCCAGTCGATCTTGGGAAAGTCGCGGACATGTCCGCCGGACCGGAGCATTGAAAAGCCCGCTTTGGTGAGAAACAAGATCGACCGCTCGTAATTCCGAGCGCGCGGACGTTCTGCTATCAGCTTTGCGCGCTTGAGAGTCTGAATGCGTTTCTTGGCCGCTTCGCCGCGGCCGGCGAACTGCATGAGTGCGATCTGGCCGAGCGTCAGAACGCGGCATTCAAACAGTCCGCGCAACACGTCGATGTCGCGGTCGGTCACCCGAGAGTTGTTGCGGTGCGTTTTCATGCTCGTGTTTTTCTAGCGTAACACGCGTGGGACCGGTTATGTGCAGCGATGTCAACAGTCGTGTGACTTGACACAATCCGTTGGGTGTTGTGTTTCAAGAAAAGGGGAGGACGACGCTGCGATGCCGCCGACCCGCGCCGCGATGGCCTTGCTTTGCGTCGGCGAACATCGTTTTGTACACGCGGTTGTCCGCAGTCATGCAGGCAGTGGGGCCTGCCCCCCTGTTTTCGGTAGAACACCCGTGTCCTACGGACGACTTGTGTCCGCAGGACCACCCGTCGTGCGTGCGAGTTGTCGGGCGCCGAAGTGCCCCGTCCGAATACGGCTTCGCCGGCATCGAGGACGGCAAGGGATGCAGCGCATCCCGCGGCACCTTCGAGCGGCCCCGACTTCGACCGGATTGCCGCCGCCCCCAG
The Planctomycetia bacterium genome window above contains:
- a CDS encoding replication-relaxation family protein, with protein sequence MKTHRNNSRVTDRDIDVLRGLFECRVLTLGQIALMQFAGRGEAAKKRIQTLKRAKLIAERPRARNYERSILFLTKAGFSMLRSGGHVRDFPKIDWDTMEKRVRVSPLTLAHELSVNHIKAIMTAAMRNQPGLTLVEFLTWPRLFSFKANTDTGDAFGHETVIRPDGFVRIEQSLADEVSTHLAYLEVDRSTETLDTLRMKVLGYMDHFRSGGMAARLGRPRAEYKSSPFRVLFVLNNDERRNNLAEALLTMHRPVLQLAWLTTLDAILADPLGPIWLRPIDYRTATTATQYEPRTRLRGEVYRRDPTREAFVANALELKHFLTAKH